One window of Deltaproteobacteria bacterium genomic DNA carries:
- a CDS encoding 30S ribosomal protein S18, with protein sequence MVRPTTKRRRRVFHRRKVCRFCTDNLEIDYKDSQNLRHFTTERGKIIPRRISGNCAKHQRELTRAIKRARSIALLPFSSTATQ encoded by the coding sequence ATGGTAAGACCGACGACTAAAAGAAGACGAAGAGTATTTCACCGCAGGAAAGTATGCCGGTTTTGCACCGACAATTTAGAGATTGATTACAAAGATTCCCAGAACCTCAGGCATTTCACTACAGAGCGCGGGAAGATTATTCCCCGGCGCATATCCGGTAATTGCGCCAAGCATCAAAGGGAGTTGACCAGGGCCATCAAGCGCGCCCGGTCTATTGCCTTGTTGCCTTTTTCGAGCACTGCGACCCAGTAG